One stretch of Nocardioides perillae DNA includes these proteins:
- a CDS encoding MFS transporter, translating into MTARRQLALIALVEVLAMATWFSASAVVPALRADWGVGDAGAAALTVAVQLGFVAGALGSAALNLADRVPAHLLVAGSAALAAGSTAVIALAVESLGPAVALRAVTGVALAGVYPPGLKLMASWFDRGRGAALGVLVAALTLGSAAPQLLNAVAVLPWRGVLLVASSLAALAAVVAWAGVRPGPLARPAPPLAPRVVVSLLRQRGPRLATLGYLGHMWELYAVWTWLPAYLTASLLDRGLDATRTTVGLVSFAAIGVAGVAGCVVGGLAGDRLGRARVAGWAMRASAACCVLAAAVHGAHPALVAAVLAVWGFAVIADSGLFSTVLTEVVDPRYTGTALTTQTALGFLLTVVTINAVPVVVSATSWPVATLLLAAGPVVGAVAMARLDRSTRLAGSGPTARLTAAGDAPPRPGTPA; encoded by the coding sequence GTGACCGCACGCCGCCAGCTCGCGCTGATCGCCCTCGTCGAGGTGCTCGCGATGGCGACGTGGTTCTCCGCCTCCGCGGTCGTGCCCGCACTCCGCGCCGACTGGGGCGTGGGTGACGCGGGCGCCGCCGCGCTCACGGTCGCGGTGCAGCTCGGCTTCGTCGCCGGCGCGCTCGGCTCGGCGGCACTCAACCTGGCCGACCGCGTGCCGGCGCACCTCCTCGTCGCCGGCAGCGCGGCCCTCGCGGCCGGGAGCACCGCCGTGATCGCGCTCGCGGTCGAGTCGCTCGGGCCGGCCGTCGCGCTCCGCGCGGTCACGGGTGTCGCGCTGGCCGGGGTCTACCCGCCCGGCCTCAAGCTCATGGCGTCGTGGTTCGACCGCGGCCGCGGCGCCGCGCTCGGCGTGCTGGTCGCCGCGCTCACGCTCGGCAGTGCGGCGCCGCAGCTGCTCAACGCGGTCGCCGTGCTGCCGTGGCGCGGTGTCCTGCTGGTCGCGTCCTCGCTGGCCGCGCTCGCCGCGGTCGTCGCCTGGGCGGGCGTGCGTCCGGGTCCGCTGGCGCGACCCGCGCCACCGCTCGCCCCCCGTGTGGTCGTGTCGCTGCTGCGCCAGCGAGGCCCCCGCCTCGCGACGCTGGGCTACCTCGGCCACATGTGGGAGCTGTACGCCGTGTGGACCTGGCTGCCCGCCTACCTCACCGCCAGCCTCCTCGACCGCGGCCTCGACGCCACCCGCACCACGGTCGGCCTGGTCTCCTTCGCCGCGATCGGCGTGGCCGGGGTGGCCGGCTGCGTCGTCGGCGGCCTCGCCGGCGACCGGCTCGGCCGGGCCCGCGTCGCGGGCTGGGCGATGCGCGCCAGCGCTGCCTGCTGCGTGCTCGCCGCCGCCGTCCACGGCGCCCACCCGGCGCTCGTGGCGGCCGTCCTCGCCGTGTGGGGCTTCGCCGTCATCGCCGACTCGGGGCTCTTCTCGACGGTGCTCACCGAGGTCGTCGACCCGCGCTACACCGGCACGGCCCTCACCACCCAGACCGCGCTCGGGTTCCTGCTCACCGTGGTCACCATCAACGCCGTGCCGGTCGTCGTCTCCGCCACCTCGTGGCCCGTCGCGACCCTGCTCCTCGCGGCGGGACCCGTGGTCGGCGCGGTCGCGATGGCACGGCTGGACCGGTCCACCCGCCTCGCCGGCTCGGGCCCGACCGCCCGGCTCACGGCAGCAGGAGACGCGCCCCCCAGACCAGGCACACCAGCGTGA
- a CDS encoding M50 family metallopeptidase: MLRDVLSRVAGDLVGTQPAPGPRAVLATALLAAVLVAWPPVWRRCRHALTIVHEAGHAAVAVLVGRRLAGIRLHADTSGLTVTRGRPRGAGMVATAAAGYPAPALVGLGAAHLLAAGRALAVLWLMVGLLAVVAVVVRNLYGLLVVVLAAAAVVGVTWWGREVVQSWSAWALTWFLLLGSPVAVLEMQRGRRRRARGRRGGTSDADVLARLTPLPALAWVGLLLLVTLVCLVWGARLLLP; the protein is encoded by the coding sequence GTGCTGCGCGACGTGCTCTCCCGGGTGGCGGGGGACCTGGTCGGCACGCAGCCGGCGCCGGGCCCGCGCGCGGTCCTGGCGACCGCGCTGCTCGCGGCCGTGCTGGTGGCGTGGCCGCCGGTGTGGCGGCGGTGCCGTCACGCCCTGACCATCGTGCACGAGGCCGGGCACGCCGCCGTCGCCGTGCTGGTGGGCCGGCGCCTGGCCGGGATCCGGTTGCACGCCGACACCTCGGGGCTCACCGTCACGCGCGGCCGTCCCCGCGGCGCGGGGATGGTGGCGACCGCCGCGGCGGGCTACCCCGCGCCCGCGCTGGTGGGCCTCGGTGCCGCGCACCTGCTCGCGGCGGGCCGCGCGCTCGCGGTGCTGTGGCTCATGGTCGGCCTGCTGGCCGTCGTGGCCGTGGTGGTGCGCAACCTCTACGGCCTGCTGGTCGTGGTGCTCGCCGCCGCCGCGGTGGTGGGGGTGACGTGGTGGGGCCGCGAGGTGGTGCAGTCGTGGTCGGCGTGGGCGCTGACCTGGTTCCTGCTGCTGGGCTCTCCCGTCGCGGTGCTCGAGATGCAGCGCGGGCGGCGTCGCCGCGCGCGCGGCCGGCGCGGCGGGACCAGCGACGCGGACGTGCTGGCGCGGCTGACCCCGCTGCCGGCGCTGGCGTGGGTCGGACTGCTCCTGCTCGTCACGCTGGTGTGCCTGGTCTGGGGGGCGCGTCTCCTGCTGCCGTGA
- a CDS encoding aldo/keto reductase, which produces MTTAPEPAPSGEPGDPRAALTLLDGSPLPRVGFGTYPLRGEEGTTAMVSALEAGYRLLDTAVNYDNEREVGEALRRSGVPREEVFLTTKVPGRHHAYDDAVASVRGSLERLGVEQLDLVLIHWPNPSRGLYTQAWRALVACREQGLVRHVGVSNFTEEHLALVIEDSGVVPAVNQVELHPRFPQPELRAVHERLGVLTEAWSPLGKRRAPLDEPAVTGPAERLGTTPGQVILGWHLHLGVLPIPKSADPERQRQNLHLDDVALTPEEVDAISALAEPDGRLFGGDPDTHEEM; this is translated from the coding sequence GTGACGACGGCACCGGAACCCGCTCCGAGCGGGGAGCCCGGCGACCCGCGGGCGGCGCTCACGCTGCTCGACGGCTCGCCGCTGCCGCGCGTCGGCTTCGGCACCTACCCGCTGCGCGGCGAGGAGGGCACGACCGCGATGGTCTCCGCGCTGGAGGCGGGCTACCGACTCCTCGACACCGCGGTCAACTACGACAACGAGCGCGAGGTCGGCGAGGCGCTGCGCCGCAGCGGGGTGCCCCGCGAGGAGGTCTTCCTCACCACCAAGGTGCCCGGCCGCCACCACGCGTACGACGATGCCGTGGCCTCCGTGCGCGGCTCGCTCGAGCGCCTCGGGGTCGAGCAGCTCGACCTGGTGCTCATCCACTGGCCCAACCCCTCGCGCGGGCTCTACACCCAGGCGTGGCGCGCCCTCGTCGCCTGCCGCGAGCAGGGCCTCGTGCGCCACGTCGGCGTCTCGAACTTCACCGAGGAGCACCTCGCCCTGGTCATCGAGGACTCCGGCGTGGTGCCGGCGGTCAACCAGGTCGAGCTCCACCCCCGCTTCCCGCAGCCCGAGCTGCGCGCCGTGCACGAGCGCCTCGGCGTCCTCACCGAGGCGTGGAGCCCCCTGGGCAAGCGGCGGGCGCCGCTGGACGAGCCGGCCGTGACCGGACCGGCCGAGCGCCTCGGCACCACCCCCGGGCAGGTCATCCTCGGCTGGCACCTGCACCTCGGGGTGCTGCCGATCCCGAAGTCGGCCGACCCCGAGCGGCAACGGCAGAACCTCCACCTCGACGACGTCGCACTGACGCCCGAGGAGGTCGACGCCATCAGCGCCCTCGCCGAGCCCGACGGCCGGCTCTTCGGCGGTGACCCGGACACCCACGAGGAGATGTGA
- a CDS encoding alanine racemase, whose protein sequence is MSAEPATPYLRLDRERLGANLERAAQRARAAGVVLRPHAKTHKSARIADLQRAAGAVGLTVATVAEAEVFADHGHDDLFVAYPLWLDAARGARVAALAERVGLTFGVDSAEGAAQAARVLGSARSRVRVRVEVDAGHHRTGAAPADAGAVARAADAAGLVVEGLFTFPGHAYAAGAGGAARDDEARALAVAAAATRAVGLEPAVLSGGSTPTLGSELDRPGELTELRPGVYALGDAQQWELGHQPPHDVALWCVATVVSHAGGRAVLDAGSKVLGADRAAYSSGWGRLLDHHEARVVALSEHHATVDLAGHGLPPLGSRVRVVPNHACVAVNLADVLHVDDEGREEPWAVDARGANA, encoded by the coding sequence GTGAGCGCCGAGCCGGCCACGCCCTACCTCCGGCTCGACCGGGAGCGCCTGGGCGCCAACCTCGAGCGGGCGGCCCAGCGGGCCCGCGCGGCGGGGGTGGTGCTGCGCCCCCACGCGAAGACCCACAAGTCGGCCCGCATCGCCGACCTGCAGCGGGCAGCGGGCGCGGTCGGGCTGACCGTGGCCACCGTCGCCGAGGCCGAGGTCTTCGCCGACCACGGCCACGACGACCTCTTCGTCGCCTACCCCCTGTGGCTCGACGCCGCCCGCGGCGCACGGGTCGCGGCGCTCGCCGAGCGCGTCGGGCTCACCTTCGGCGTGGACTCCGCCGAGGGGGCGGCGCAGGCCGCGCGGGTCCTCGGCTCCGCCCGGTCCCGCGTCCGCGTGCGCGTCGAGGTCGACGCCGGCCACCACCGCACGGGTGCCGCGCCCGCCGACGCCGGCGCGGTCGCCCGCGCCGCCGACGCCGCCGGCCTGGTGGTCGAGGGGCTCTTCACCTTCCCGGGGCACGCGTACGCCGCGGGTGCCGGCGGCGCCGCGCGCGACGACGAGGCGCGTGCCCTGGCCGTGGCGGCCGCGGCCACGCGGGCGGTCGGGCTCGAGCCGGCCGTGCTGTCGGGCGGGTCCACGCCCACCCTCGGCAGCGAGCTCGACCGGCCCGGCGAGCTCACCGAGCTGCGGCCGGGGGTCTACGCGCTGGGCGACGCCCAGCAGTGGGAGCTGGGCCACCAGCCGCCGCACGACGTGGCGCTGTGGTGCGTCGCGACGGTGGTCAGCCACGCGGGCGGGCGGGCCGTGCTCGACGCCGGCAGCAAGGTGCTGGGGGCCGACCGCGCGGCGTACAGCTCGGGGTGGGGTCGGCTGCTCGACCACCACGAGGCACGGGTCGTCGCGCTCTCGGAGCACCACGCGACGGTCGACCTCGCCGGCCACGGCCTGCCGCCGCTCGGCTCGCGCGTGCGCGTCGTGCCCAACCACGCCTGCGTGGCGGTCAACCTCGCCGACGTGCTCCACGTCGACGACGAGGGGCGCGAGGAGCCGTGGGCGGTCGACGCCCGCGGCGCCAACGCGTGA
- a CDS encoding peptidylprolyl isomerase — protein sequence MRLRPTRPTRPVSPASRALLAPAAVALATALLAGCGSDDGSAESSAGGGVTCDYTSEGAGEVAREVEEPPTEPQESGDVPVVIELGQGEVSATLDAANAPCAVNSFLALAEQDYFDDTPCHRLTTFESEQGNLLVLQCGDPTGSGFAGPGYTFADELTGDETYPAGTIAMANAGPDTNGSQFFLVYGDTQLDPAYTVLGTFDEAGVELVSQIAAEGVEGGGQDGAPAAGATIADVRVAE from the coding sequence ATGCGACTGCGCCCCACCCGCCCCACCCGCCCGGTCTCCCCCGCCTCGCGCGCCCTCCTCGCGCCCGCCGCGGTGGCGCTCGCGACCGCCCTGCTCGCCGGGTGCGGCAGCGACGACGGGTCGGCGGAGAGCAGCGCGGGCGGCGGCGTCACCTGCGACTACACCTCGGAGGGCGCCGGCGAGGTGGCCCGCGAGGTCGAGGAGCCGCCGACCGAGCCGCAGGAGTCCGGCGACGTGCCGGTGGTGATCGAGCTCGGCCAGGGCGAGGTGTCGGCGACGCTGGACGCGGCCAACGCCCCGTGCGCGGTGAACTCCTTCCTAGCGCTCGCCGAGCAGGACTACTTCGACGACACCCCCTGCCACCGGCTGACCACCTTCGAGAGCGAGCAGGGCAACCTGCTGGTGCTGCAGTGCGGCGACCCGACCGGCTCCGGCTTCGCCGGGCCCGGCTACACCTTCGCCGACGAGCTCACCGGCGACGAGACCTACCCCGCCGGCACGATCGCCATGGCCAACGCCGGCCCCGACACCAACGGCTCGCAGTTCTTCCTCGTCTACGGCGACACCCAGCTCGACCCCGCCTACACCGTGCTCGGCACCTTCGACGAGGCCGGCGTCGAGCTGGTCTCGCAGATCGCGGCCGAAGGCGTCGAGGGCGGCGGCCAGGACGGTGCCCCGGCGGCGGGCGCCACGATCGCCGACGTCCGCGTCGCCGAGTGA
- a CDS encoding flavin reductase — MPLIRPDEQDPYHLLTSIVVPRPIAWVSTVSADGVGNLAPHSFFSVACAHPPIVSFTSVGAKDTLANVLATGEFTVSVATEALHEQVNASSAPYARDVDEAVALGLETTPSGLVAPPRVAASPAALECRLHSTTELGDSTLVLGEVVAFWVDDDALVDGLPDIDRLRPVSRLGRNQWGRPPEVFALDRPARPPA, encoded by the coding sequence GTGCCGCTGATCCGCCCCGACGAGCAGGACCCCTACCACCTGCTCACCTCGATCGTCGTCCCGCGTCCCATCGCCTGGGTCTCGACGGTCTCGGCCGACGGCGTCGGCAACCTCGCGCCGCACTCGTTCTTCTCGGTCGCCTGCGCGCACCCGCCGATCGTCAGCTTCACCAGCGTCGGCGCGAAGGACACCCTCGCCAACGTGCTCGCCACCGGCGAGTTCACGGTCTCGGTGGCCACCGAGGCGCTGCACGAGCAGGTCAACGCCAGCTCCGCGCCGTACGCCCGCGACGTCGACGAGGCTGTCGCGCTCGGCCTCGAGACCACACCCAGCGGCCTGGTCGCCCCGCCCCGGGTCGCCGCGTCGCCCGCGGCGCTCGAGTGCCGTCTGCACTCGACCACCGAGCTCGGCGACTCGACGCTGGTGCTCGGCGAGGTCGTGGCCTTCTGGGTCGACGACGACGCGCTCGTCGACGGGTTGCCCGACATCGACCGGCTGCGGCCCGTCTCGCGGCTGGGGCGCAACCAGTGGGGGCGCCCGCCCGAGGTCTTCGCGCTCGACCGCCCGGCCCGCCCGCCCGCCTGA
- a CDS encoding Fe-S cluster assembly protein HesB translates to MLTLTDNARSIVADITGQPGVPETAGLRITSEDTPEPSFAVSAAPEPQPGDQVVEQGGATVFLDAVAAAELDDKVLDAGVDDGGNVSFALGLQG, encoded by the coding sequence GTGCTCACCCTCACCGACAACGCCCGCTCCATCGTCGCCGACATCACCGGCCAGCCCGGCGTCCCCGAGACCGCCGGCCTGCGCATCACCAGCGAGGACACGCCGGAGCCGTCGTTCGCGGTCTCGGCCGCGCCCGAGCCGCAGCCGGGCGACCAGGTCGTCGAGCAGGGCGGCGCCACCGTCTTCCTCGACGCCGTCGCCGCTGCCGAGCTCGACGACAAGGTGCTGGACGCCGGCGTGGACGACGGCGGCAACGTCAGCTTCGCCCTCGGGCTGCAGGGCTGA
- a CDS encoding NADP-dependent oxidoreductase, whose product MSTPTREVHLVRRPQGWPVPEDFAVVETELPDPGADQVLVRNTWMSVDPYMRGRMNDVRSYVPPFALGAAMDGGAVGEVVASGDEAVPVGATVVHQAGWREHALLGARHLRVVDAEAVPPQAWLGVLGMPGLTAYVGLTRVAEVRPGDTVFVSGAAGAVGSVAGQVARELGAGRVVGSAGSPEKCAWLTEELGFDAAFDYHDGPVARQLRDAAPDGVDVYFDNVGGDHLEAAILRMNDFGRIAACGAIASYNEEQPPPGPRNLMMLVSKRLRVQGFIVTDHGDLAPEYTARAATWVADGRLRTRETVHEGLDEAVTAFLDLMRGGNLGKMLVRLG is encoded by the coding sequence ATGAGCACGCCGACCCGTGAGGTCCACCTCGTCCGCCGCCCGCAGGGCTGGCCCGTCCCGGAGGACTTCGCGGTCGTCGAGACGGAGCTCCCCGACCCCGGCGCCGACCAGGTGCTCGTGCGCAACACCTGGATGAGCGTCGACCCCTACATGCGGGGCCGGATGAACGACGTCCGGTCCTACGTGCCGCCCTTCGCGCTCGGCGCGGCCATGGACGGCGGCGCGGTCGGCGAGGTGGTCGCCTCGGGCGACGAGGCCGTGCCGGTGGGCGCGACCGTCGTGCACCAGGCGGGCTGGCGCGAGCACGCGCTGCTCGGCGCGCGCCACCTGCGGGTCGTCGACGCCGAGGCGGTGCCGCCGCAGGCGTGGCTCGGCGTGCTCGGGATGCCCGGCCTCACGGCGTACGTCGGGCTCACGCGCGTCGCCGAGGTGCGGCCCGGCGACACGGTCTTCGTCTCCGGCGCCGCCGGAGCAGTCGGCTCGGTCGCCGGCCAGGTCGCGCGCGAGCTCGGGGCCGGCCGCGTCGTCGGCTCGGCGGGCTCGCCGGAGAAGTGCGCGTGGCTCACCGAGGAGCTCGGCTTCGACGCGGCCTTCGACTACCACGACGGCCCGGTGGCCCGGCAGCTGCGCGACGCGGCGCCCGACGGGGTCGACGTCTACTTCGACAACGTCGGCGGCGACCACCTCGAGGCCGCGATCCTGCGGATGAACGACTTCGGCCGCATCGCCGCGTGCGGTGCGATCGCCTCCTACAACGAGGAGCAGCCGCCCCCCGGGCCGCGCAACCTGATGATGCTCGTGAGCAAGCGGCTGCGCGTGCAGGGCTTCATCGTCACCGACCACGGCGACCTCGCCCCGGAGTACACCGCCCGCGCCGCGACCTGGGTCGCCGACGGCCGGCTGCGCACGCGCGAGACGGTGCACGAGGGCCTCGACGAGGCGGTGACGGCCTTCCTCGACCTCATGCGCGGAGGCAACCTCGGCAAGATGCTGGTGCGGCTCGGCTGA
- a CDS encoding rhodanese-like domain-containing protein translates to MPSTRPATRPVRTLLWLALAVLALGPALVGCGSSGADEAPADSAEGPSLDAPDFAERMAEPGTVLLDVRTPEEFAAGHIAGARNLPLAAPDFVEQVRALDPGATYAVYCRTDRRSGEALAVLAEHGLTDAYDLAGGMEAWQAYGGAVVRD, encoded by the coding sequence ATGCCCTCCACCCGTCCGGCCACGCGCCCGGTCCGGACCCTGCTCTGGCTCGCGCTGGCGGTGCTGGCGCTCGGGCCGGCCCTCGTCGGGTGCGGCTCTTCCGGGGCCGACGAGGCGCCCGCCGACTCGGCTGAGGGGCCCTCCCTCGACGCCCCGGACTTCGCGGAGCGGATGGCCGAGCCGGGCACCGTCCTGCTCGACGTGCGCACCCCTGAGGAGTTCGCCGCCGGCCACATCGCCGGGGCGCGCAACCTGCCGCTGGCGGCACCCGACTTCGTCGAGCAGGTGCGCGCGCTCGACCCCGGCGCGACCTACGCCGTCTACTGCCGCACCGACCGGCGCTCCGGCGAGGCGCTGGCGGTGCTGGCCGAGCACGGGCTGACCGACGCCTACGACCTCGCCGGCGGCATGGAGGCGTGGCAGGCCTACGGCGGCGCGGTCGTGCGCGACTGA
- the pepN gene encoding aminopeptidase N produces MTEPTTSPTQSLQRTEATARAALLDVQHYDVSLDLSGGDAEETTTFRSVTTVRFTSQGGATFVDLKPVALHTARLDGQALDVDTLERGRLPLTTTAGEHELVVEATMRYRNDGEGLHRSTDPADGLLYVYGMSFMDAAPSVFACFDQPDLKAPYTLHVRAPQSWTVVGNAPGEQVEPGVWELERSQPLATYFTTLVAGPWHVVRDEHDGIRLGLSARRSIAAHLDADAEELLTLTRQCFDEFHRLFGIRYPFGDYHQAFVPEFNAGAMENPGCVTFRDPLVFTSKVTRGVRIQRATTVAHEMAHQWFGNLVTPRWWDDLWLNESFAEYMGNRVTADVTEFGDAWTHNAHARRQWGLVADQRPSTHPVAGNGAVDATAALQDFDGISYSKGASILKQVNARLGDEVFLAGAVDHFTRHRFANATKDDLFGSWEQALRDAGRDEDAGAFPASSRAWLTTAGPDAIDLDRSAGVLRRTPPADHPADRTHTFRVAAAEPGGSWQVEQVTVDGPETAYDAGGRAVVLDPFEDTWALVRPDTETVAALRDLLPRTDDAALRAGVWNGLRSAFHTGRLDPADALDLLEAGLPVEDSDDALFYVVPWALGKVAPLSADPAASLARVHRATLAKAEAAEPGSTLQLAAFQGAASSAADDDLLRAWGAGQRLPEGVEVDLDLRWRILVRLAALGAVSRDELDAALAEEPTARSRVEHTRALAALPDAEAKAFAWARFAGEVSVPNYELEAAGESMWRHGQEAVTAPYVERYFAELPGATAHFSGWVLADVAEAYFPMTALDPRTVELARDLVARPGLDPSLRRRVVDCLDELERRLAVRATYGA; encoded by the coding sequence GTGACCGAGCCCACCACCAGCCCGACCCAGAGCCTGCAGCGCACCGAGGCCACCGCCCGCGCCGCGCTGCTCGACGTGCAGCACTACGACGTGTCCCTCGACCTGAGCGGTGGCGACGCCGAGGAGACCACCACCTTCCGCTCGGTCACCACCGTGCGGTTCACCAGCCAGGGCGGCGCGACCTTCGTCGACCTCAAGCCGGTCGCCCTCCACACGGCGCGCCTCGACGGCCAGGCGCTCGACGTCGACACCCTCGAGCGGGGGCGGCTGCCGCTGACGACCACCGCGGGCGAGCACGAGCTCGTGGTCGAGGCGACGATGCGCTACCGCAACGACGGTGAGGGCCTGCACCGCAGCACCGACCCTGCCGACGGCCTGCTCTACGTCTACGGCATGTCCTTCATGGACGCCGCCCCCAGCGTCTTCGCCTGCTTCGACCAGCCCGACCTCAAGGCGCCCTACACCCTCCACGTGCGCGCCCCCCAGAGCTGGACGGTCGTGGGCAACGCGCCCGGCGAGCAGGTCGAGCCCGGCGTCTGGGAGCTCGAGCGCAGCCAGCCCCTCGCCACCTACTTCACCACCCTGGTCGCCGGGCCCTGGCACGTGGTGCGCGACGAGCACGACGGCATCCGCCTCGGGCTGTCCGCGCGGCGCAGCATCGCCGCGCACCTCGACGCCGACGCCGAGGAGCTGCTCACGCTCACCCGGCAGTGCTTCGACGAGTTCCACCGGCTCTTCGGCATCCGCTACCCCTTCGGCGACTACCACCAGGCCTTCGTGCCGGAGTTCAACGCGGGTGCGATGGAGAACCCCGGGTGCGTCACCTTCCGCGACCCGCTCGTCTTCACCTCCAAGGTCACCCGTGGGGTGCGGATCCAGCGCGCGACGACCGTCGCGCACGAGATGGCCCACCAGTGGTTCGGCAACCTCGTCACGCCCCGGTGGTGGGACGACCTGTGGCTCAACGAGTCCTTCGCCGAGTACATGGGCAACCGGGTCACCGCCGACGTCACCGAGTTCGGCGACGCGTGGACCCACAACGCCCACGCACGACGCCAGTGGGGCCTCGTCGCCGACCAGCGGCCGAGCACCCACCCGGTGGCCGGCAACGGCGCGGTCGACGCCACCGCGGCGCTGCAGGACTTCGACGGCATCTCCTACTCCAAGGGCGCCTCGATCCTCAAGCAGGTCAACGCCCGGCTCGGCGACGAGGTCTTCCTGGCCGGCGCCGTCGACCACTTCACCCGCCACCGCTTCGCCAACGCGACGAAGGACGACCTCTTCGGCAGCTGGGAGCAGGCGCTGCGCGACGCCGGTCGCGACGAGGACGCCGGCGCGTTCCCGGCCTCGAGCCGGGCCTGGCTCACGACCGCCGGCCCCGACGCGATCGACCTGGACCGCTCGGCCGGGGTCCTGCGCCGCACGCCGCCCGCCGACCACCCCGCCGACCGCACCCACACCTTCCGGGTGGCGGCTGCGGAGCCCGGCGGATCCTGGCAGGTCGAGCAGGTCACCGTCGACGGACCGGAGACGGCGTACGACGCGGGCGGGCGCGCCGTCGTCCTCGACCCGTTCGAGGACACCTGGGCGCTCGTGCGCCCCGACACCGAGACGGTCGCGGCGCTGCGCGACCTGCTGCCGCGCACGGACGACGCGGCGCTGCGCGCGGGCGTGTGGAACGGGCTGCGCAGCGCCTTCCACACGGGCCGCCTCGACCCCGCCGACGCCCTCGACCTGCTCGAGGCCGGGCTGCCCGTCGAGGACAGCGACGACGCGCTCTTCTACGTCGTGCCGTGGGCGCTGGGCAAGGTCGCGCCGCTCTCGGCCGACCCCGCTGCGTCGCTCGCGCGGGTGCACCGCGCCACGCTGGCGAAGGCCGAGGCCGCCGAGCCCGGCTCGACCCTCCAGCTGGCCGCCTTCCAGGGCGCCGCCTCGTCGGCGGCCGACGACGACCTGCTGCGCGCCTGGGGGGCCGGCCAGCGGCTGCCCGAGGGCGTCGAGGTCGACCTCGACCTGCGGTGGCGGATCCTGGTGCGGCTGGCCGCGCTGGGGGCGGTGTCGCGCGACGAGCTCGATGCCGCCCTCGCCGAAGAGCCCACCGCGCGCTCGCGGGTGGAGCACACCCGCGCCCTCGCCGCCCTGCCCGACGCGGAGGCCAAGGCCTTCGCCTGGGCGCGGTTCGCGGGCGAGGTCAGCGTGCCCAACTACGAGCTCGAGGCGGCGGGCGAGTCGATGTGGCGCCACGGGCAGGAGGCCGTCACCGCTCCGTACGTCGAGCGCTACTTCGCCGAGCTGCCGGGCGCGACCGCGCACTTCAGCGGCTGGGTCCTGGCCGACGTCGCGGAGGCCTACTTCCCGATGACCGCGCTCGACCCGCGGACCGTCGAGCTGGCCCGTGACCTCGTCGCGCGTCCGGGCCTCGACCCGTCCCTGCGCCGCCGGGTCGTGGACTGCCTCGACGAGCTCGAGCGCCGCCTCGCCGTCCGCGCGACGTACGGCGCGTGA
- a CDS encoding formate dehydrogenase accessory sulfurtransferase FdhD: MSGRARRPGRTVRTRVTEHLVDGSTRRHEDRLATEEPLEVRLAWPGALARRAWVTMRTPGHDFELAAGWVVHEGLVPPGELRDALAGVAYCTDVDLAPEQEFNVVTVTLAAPPARDPGHRHTGQSSGSSACGVCGKDSVEEALAVPTSASERWAGPLPTPEVVRLLPDRLAPGQQVFGTTGGVHAAALATADGEVLVVREDVGRHNAVDKVTGARLLAGDPVAGACLVVSGRAGFELVQKALAAGTGSLVAVGAPTSLAVDLARRGGLALYGFTRGGRTVQYA; encoded by the coding sequence GTGAGCGGGAGGGCGCGCCGGCCCGGGCGCACGGTGCGGACCCGGGTCACCGAGCACCTCGTCGACGGCAGCACGCGCCGCCACGAGGACCGGCTCGCGACCGAGGAGCCGCTCGAGGTGCGGCTGGCCTGGCCGGGCGCCCTCGCACGCCGGGCCTGGGTGACCATGCGGACCCCCGGTCACGACTTCGAGCTGGCCGCCGGCTGGGTCGTCCACGAGGGTCTGGTGCCCCCCGGCGAGCTGCGCGACGCGCTGGCCGGCGTCGCCTACTGCACCGACGTCGACCTCGCGCCCGAGCAGGAGTTCAACGTCGTCACCGTGACGCTCGCCGCGCCGCCCGCCCGCGACCCGGGCCACCGCCACACCGGGCAGTCCAGCGGGTCCTCGGCGTGCGGGGTGTGCGGCAAGGACAGCGTCGAGGAGGCGCTCGCCGTGCCGACCTCGGCCAGCGAGCGCTGGGCCGGACCGCTGCCCACCCCCGAGGTCGTGCGGCTGCTGCCCGACCGGCTGGCCCCGGGTCAGCAGGTCTTCGGCACCACGGGCGGGGTGCACGCCGCGGCGCTGGCCACCGCCGACGGCGAGGTCCTGGTGGTGCGCGAGGACGTCGGCCGGCACAACGCCGTCGACAAGGTGACCGGGGCCCGGTTGCTCGCCGGCGACCCGGTCGCCGGCGCCTGCCTGGTGGTGAGCGGCCGGGCCGGCTTCGAGCTCGTGCAGAAGGCGCTCGCAGCCGGCACCGGCTCGCTCGTGGCGGTCGGCGCACCGACCAGCCTCGCGGTCGACCTGGCGCGACGGGGAGGCCTCGCGCTGTACGGCTTCACGCGCGGCGGGCGGACGGTGCAGTACGCCTGA